A window from Culex pipiens pallens isolate TS chromosome 3, TS_CPP_V2, whole genome shotgun sequence encodes these proteins:
- the LOC120421909 gene encoding glucose-6-phosphate exchanger SLC37A2 isoform X1: MLLFRSGRRIMSTSYPDAPLGIRIVSAISGKLCPRWQINRLLWFKCSVLTLTYLAYMCYHMTRKPISVVKSVLHRNCSGVQLPPEFINNGDDVPGGDSTWCDYPPFDGPDSAALLGTLDSSFLFSYAIAMFFSGFIAERVSLRYFLALGMLFSGIFCYLFGVAKVYDVHSLMYFVFVQAMAGMFQTTGWPSVVTIVSRWFGKAKRGLIFGIWNSHTSIGNILGSLIAAHYVERDWSMSFIVPGFLMGVFGFVMFLFLVDRPEIVDCQEKVGDRRAGYRRLDDGRTADAGGNSDPEDLIDTRSEQVNPSLRSLHGSFYSNVDVDERTPIIGSINREPVEDDAIGFMGAIKIPGVIEFSLCLFFSKLVSYTFLYWLPLYIQASTTLSAELSADLSTLFDIGGIVGAIAAGLLSDYTGMSATTCTVMLALAAPSLLLYQQWGALSLSFNICLLFVAGVLVNGPYALITTSVSAELGQHSSLNGNGKALATVTAIIDGTGSIGAAVGPLVAGLVSSSGWQNVFYMLIASDILALLLLLRPVSKELKRRSRRRNVRIE; the protein is encoded by the exons ATGTTGCTGTTTCGTTCCGGCAGAAGAATCATGAGCACCAGCTATCCAGATGCCCCGCTTGGTATTCGAATTGTTTCTGCCATCAGCGGCAAGCTTTGTCCACGATGGCAGATCAATCGGCTGCTCTG GTTCAAATGCTCGGTGCTCACGCTGACCTACCTGGCGTACATGTGCTACCACATGACACGGAAACCGATCTCGGTGGTCAAATCCGTACTCCATCGGAACTGTTCCGGGGTGCAGCTGCCGCCGGAGTTTATCAACAACGGGGATGATGTGCCGGGCGGTGATAGCACCTGGTGTGACTATCCGCCCTTCGACGGACCGGACTCGGCAGCCCTGCTGGGCACGCTGGATTCGTCGTTTTTATTCAGCTATGCCATTGCGATGTTCTTTTCGGGTTTCATTGCGGAACGCGTCTCCCTGCGATACTTTTTGGCGCTGGGAATGCTGTTTTCCGGAATATTCTGCTACCTGTTTGGAGTGGCTAAGGTGTACGACGTGCACTCGTTGATGTACTTTGTGTTTGTTCAAGCCATGGCCGGGATGTTCCAAACGACGGGATGGCCGAGCGTTGTGACCATCGTAAGCCGATGGTTTGGAAAAGCAAAACGGGGGTTGATCTTTGGCATCTGGAACAGTCACACTTCCATTGGGAACATCTTGGGATCGTTGATTGCTGCTCATTACGTGGAACGTGACTGGTCGATGTCGTTTATCGTGCCCGGCTTTCTGATGGGGGTGTTTGGgtttgttatgtttttgttCCTGGTCGATCGACCGGAGATCGTGGACTGCCAGGAGAAGGTTGGCGATCGTCGAGCTGGTTATAGACGACTGGACGACGGTAGAACGGCTGATGCGGGTGGTAATTCGGATCCTGAGGACCTTATTGACACTAGAAGTGAACAG GTTAACCCTTCCCTAAGAAGCTTACACGGCAGCTTCTATTCTAATGTA GACGTTGATGAACGCACACCGATTATTGGCAGTATTAATCGGGAGCCGGTGGAAGACGACGcgatcggatttatgggagccaTCAAAATTCCGGGTGTGATTGAATTTTCCCTCTGTCTGTTTTTCTCCAAACTGGTCAGCTACACATTCCTCTACTGGCTGCCGTTGTACATTCAGGCTTCAA CCACGCTGAGCGCCGAACTGAGTGCAGATTTATCGACGCTGTTCGATATCGGTGGCATCGTTGGCGCCATCGCGGCCGGCCTGCTGTCCGACTACACCGGAATGTCCGCCACGACCTGCACGGTGATGCTTGCGTTGGCCGCTCCTTCG TTGCTGCTTTATCAACAATGGGGTGCCCTCTCGTTATCGTTCAACATCTGTCTGCTGTTTGTGGCCGGAGTGCTGGTGAACGGGCCGTACGCTCTTATCACTACTTCTGTTAGTGCTGAACTAG GCCAACACAGTTCGCTGAACGGGAATGGAAAGGCGTTAGCTACGGTGACAGCTATAATCGATGGAACTGGTTCCATTG GTGCCGCCGTTGGTCCCCTGGTCGCCGGCCTGGTTTCGTCGTCAGGATGGCAGAACGTGTTCTACATGTTGATTGCGTCGGATATTCTTgccctgttgctgctgctgcggccaGTTTCCAAAGAGCTCAAACGGCGCTCTCGACGGCGCAACGTCCGGATAGAGTAA
- the LOC120421909 gene encoding glucose-6-phosphate exchanger SLC37A2 isoform X2 — protein sequence MLLFRSGRRIMSTSYPDAPLGIRIVSAISGKLCPRWQINRLLWFKCSVLTLTYLAYMCYHMTRKPISVVKSVLHRNCSGVQLPPEFINNGDDVPGGDSTWCDYPPFDGPDSAALLGTLDSSFLFSYAIAMFFSGFIAERVSLRYFLALGMLFSGIFCYLFGVAKVYDVHSLMYFVFVQAMAGMFQTTGWPSVVTIVSRWFGKAKRGLIFGIWNSHTSIGNILGSLIAAHYVERDWSMSFIVPGFLMGVFGFVMFLFLVDRPEIVDCQEKVGDRRAGYRRLDDGRTADAGGNSDPEDLIDTRSEQDVDERTPIIGSINREPVEDDAIGFMGAIKIPGVIEFSLCLFFSKLVSYTFLYWLPLYIQASTTLSAELSADLSTLFDIGGIVGAIAAGLLSDYTGMSATTCTVMLALAAPSLLLYQQWGALSLSFNICLLFVAGVLVNGPYALITTSVSAELGQHSSLNGNGKALATVTAIIDGTGSIGAAVGPLVAGLVSSSGWQNVFYMLIASDILALLLLLRPVSKELKRRSRRRNVRIE from the exons ATGTTGCTGTTTCGTTCCGGCAGAAGAATCATGAGCACCAGCTATCCAGATGCCCCGCTTGGTATTCGAATTGTTTCTGCCATCAGCGGCAAGCTTTGTCCACGATGGCAGATCAATCGGCTGCTCTG GTTCAAATGCTCGGTGCTCACGCTGACCTACCTGGCGTACATGTGCTACCACATGACACGGAAACCGATCTCGGTGGTCAAATCCGTACTCCATCGGAACTGTTCCGGGGTGCAGCTGCCGCCGGAGTTTATCAACAACGGGGATGATGTGCCGGGCGGTGATAGCACCTGGTGTGACTATCCGCCCTTCGACGGACCGGACTCGGCAGCCCTGCTGGGCACGCTGGATTCGTCGTTTTTATTCAGCTATGCCATTGCGATGTTCTTTTCGGGTTTCATTGCGGAACGCGTCTCCCTGCGATACTTTTTGGCGCTGGGAATGCTGTTTTCCGGAATATTCTGCTACCTGTTTGGAGTGGCTAAGGTGTACGACGTGCACTCGTTGATGTACTTTGTGTTTGTTCAAGCCATGGCCGGGATGTTCCAAACGACGGGATGGCCGAGCGTTGTGACCATCGTAAGCCGATGGTTTGGAAAAGCAAAACGGGGGTTGATCTTTGGCATCTGGAACAGTCACACTTCCATTGGGAACATCTTGGGATCGTTGATTGCTGCTCATTACGTGGAACGTGACTGGTCGATGTCGTTTATCGTGCCCGGCTTTCTGATGGGGGTGTTTGGgtttgttatgtttttgttCCTGGTCGATCGACCGGAGATCGTGGACTGCCAGGAGAAGGTTGGCGATCGTCGAGCTGGTTATAGACGACTGGACGACGGTAGAACGGCTGATGCGGGTGGTAATTCGGATCCTGAGGACCTTATTGACACTAGAAGTGAACAG GACGTTGATGAACGCACACCGATTATTGGCAGTATTAATCGGGAGCCGGTGGAAGACGACGcgatcggatttatgggagccaTCAAAATTCCGGGTGTGATTGAATTTTCCCTCTGTCTGTTTTTCTCCAAACTGGTCAGCTACACATTCCTCTACTGGCTGCCGTTGTACATTCAGGCTTCAA CCACGCTGAGCGCCGAACTGAGTGCAGATTTATCGACGCTGTTCGATATCGGTGGCATCGTTGGCGCCATCGCGGCCGGCCTGCTGTCCGACTACACCGGAATGTCCGCCACGACCTGCACGGTGATGCTTGCGTTGGCCGCTCCTTCG TTGCTGCTTTATCAACAATGGGGTGCCCTCTCGTTATCGTTCAACATCTGTCTGCTGTTTGTGGCCGGAGTGCTGGTGAACGGGCCGTACGCTCTTATCACTACTTCTGTTAGTGCTGAACTAG GCCAACACAGTTCGCTGAACGGGAATGGAAAGGCGTTAGCTACGGTGACAGCTATAATCGATGGAACTGGTTCCATTG GTGCCGCCGTTGGTCCCCTGGTCGCCGGCCTGGTTTCGTCGTCAGGATGGCAGAACGTGTTCTACATGTTGATTGCGTCGGATATTCTTgccctgttgctgctgctgcggccaGTTTCCAAAGAGCTCAAACGGCGCTCTCGACGGCGCAACGTCCGGATAGAGTAA